In Aerococcus loyolae, a genomic segment contains:
- a CDS encoding ABC transporter substrate-binding protein, whose protein sequence is MKKYLCYLAAGLLTCTLAACSNQGKEGSKDKVDVGIIQYMEHDSLQKAKEGFQDSLKEAGYEEGKNLEIEFHNSQGDQSNLQSITQQLKGKKDLILSIATPAAQAMLNTDKKTPQLFTAVTDPVGAKLVESKEKPGKNMTGTSNMTPVADVVNLLLKADPSIKTIGILYNSSEMNAQVQYEQAKEYIESKGLKVESMTVTSTNDVQQATKILAEKVDGIYLPTDNTIANTIQTIGKVLMETKTPSVAAFDAAIEGSLCAYGVDYYKLGQQTGNMAVDILKGNKKPEDIPVESSKDMVIKVNDEMAAALGMDSEDLKVRLNG, encoded by the coding sequence ATGAAAAAATATTTATGTTATCTAGCAGCAGGTCTATTAACCTGTACATTAGCCGCTTGTTCAAACCAAGGCAAGGAAGGTAGTAAAGATAAAGTCGATGTGGGTATCATTCAATACATGGAACACGATTCCCTACAAAAAGCTAAGGAAGGTTTCCAAGATAGCTTGAAAGAGGCTGGTTATGAAGAAGGCAAGAATTTAGAAATTGAATTCCATAACTCCCAAGGTGACCAGTCTAACTTGCAAAGCATTACCCAACAATTAAAGGGGAAAAAGGACCTGATTTTAAGTATTGCTACTCCAGCTGCACAAGCCATGCTGAACACTGACAAGAAAACCCCGCAATTATTTACCGCAGTGACTGATCCGGTCGGTGCTAAATTAGTTGAAAGTAAGGAAAAACCCGGTAAAAATATGACCGGCACTAGTAACATGACCCCTGTTGCCGATGTTGTTAATTTATTATTAAAGGCTGATCCAAGCATAAAAACGATTGGTATCTTGTATAACTCAAGTGAAATGAACGCGCAAGTTCAATATGAACAAGCCAAGGAATATATCGAATCCAAGGGCCTAAAGGTCGAAAGTATGACGGTAACGTCAACCAATGATGTGCAACAAGCGACTAAAATCTTGGCGGAAAAAGTAGATGGCATCTATCTACCAACCGATAATACTATTGCTAATACCATTCAAACCATTGGTAAGGTCCTAATGGAAACCAAGACACCATCAGTTGCTGCTTTCGATGCCGCTATCGAAGGTTCCCTATGTGCCTATGGGGTAGACTACTATAAATTAGGCCAACAAACTGGAAATATGGCAGTAGATATTCTGAAAGGGAATAAAAAACCAGAAGACATTCCAGTGGAATCTTCTAAGGACATGGTCATTAAGGTAAATGATGAAATGGCTGCTGCCCTGGGAATGGACAGTGAGGATTTGAAGGTTCGTTTAAATGGATAG